One stretch of Fictibacillus sp. b24 DNA includes these proteins:
- a CDS encoding protein-glutamate methylesterase/protein-glutamine glutaminase encodes MKQIKVLIVDDSAFMRKLIKEFLSEDPRIVVLDTARNGHEAIEKTEKLNPDVITMDVEMPIINGIEAVKSIMRSHPVPIIMLSSTTKAGAENTMLAMEAGAIDFIAKPSGAISLDLHKVREILIEKVIASSKANVAAKRSRTENRLVTKISRKTIKKNDLEKLILIGTSTGGPRALQEVITKLPADLDAPVVVVQHMPAGFTHSLANRLNSLSQVHVKEAEHNETLKKGTVYIAPGGMHMRVNEKIGQLFITLDREAPVGGHRPAVNVLFSSAAKLKNYQKIAVIMTGMGSDGTNGILDLKKNGETIVITEAEESCIVYGMPKAAALTKKVDEVVHLESIALAIQNYL; translated from the coding sequence GTGAAACAAATCAAAGTGCTAATTGTAGACGATTCTGCCTTTATGAGAAAACTTATAAAAGAATTTTTAAGTGAAGATCCTAGAATCGTTGTTCTTGATACAGCTAGGAATGGACATGAGGCAATCGAAAAAACGGAAAAATTAAACCCAGATGTTATTACAATGGATGTAGAAATGCCCATTATAAATGGCATTGAAGCAGTTAAAAGTATAATGAGGAGTCATCCGGTGCCGATTATAATGCTTTCGAGCACAACAAAAGCCGGTGCTGAAAATACCATGTTAGCAATGGAAGCAGGAGCGATAGATTTTATTGCTAAGCCATCTGGTGCCATTTCCTTAGATCTGCACAAAGTAAGGGAAATCTTAATTGAAAAAGTAATCGCTTCATCTAAAGCAAATGTTGCTGCGAAACGTTCTAGAACTGAAAACAGACTTGTTACTAAAATCAGCAGGAAAACGATAAAAAAGAACGATCTTGAAAAACTCATCCTAATTGGTACATCAACGGGTGGTCCGAGGGCTTTACAAGAAGTGATTACGAAACTTCCAGCAGATTTAGACGCTCCAGTTGTTGTTGTTCAGCATATGCCAGCAGGATTTACTCACTCGTTAGCCAATCGGTTAAATTCTTTATCTCAAGTGCACGTTAAAGAAGCGGAACATAATGAAACATTGAAAAAAGGTACTGTATACATAGCGCCAGGCGGAATGCATATGAGAGTTAACGAAAAAATTGGACAGCTTTTTATAACACTAGATCGAGAAGCCCCAGTTGGAGGACACAGACCCGCTGTAAATGTACTTTTTAGTTCTGCTGCTAAACTAAAAAACTATCAAAAGATTGCAGTGATCATGACAGGCATGGGTTCAGATGGAACAAATGGCATTTTAGATCTCAAAAAAAATGGGGAAACGATCGTGATAACAGAAGCTGAAGAATCGTGCATCGTATACGGCATGCCTAAAGCTGCGGCTCTAACCAAAAAAGTAGATGAAGTGGTTCACCTGGAATCTATTGCACTAGCTATTCAGAACTATTTGTAA
- a CDS encoding chemotaxis protein CheW, producing the protein MTNEEKVIIFQLKDEEYAVPVQHVKSIERMQHITRIPRTVDFVKGVINLRGVVTPIIDLRLRFDIEEEIYTDTTRIIIVSVGTIEAGLIVDAANDVIDLDKESIEPPPEVVGGVDAEYIQGVAKIEKRLVILLNLVKVLNPEKLDVQTAKESLN; encoded by the coding sequence ATGACGAACGAAGAAAAAGTAATCATTTTTCAATTAAAAGACGAAGAATACGCGGTCCCTGTTCAGCACGTGAAATCAATAGAACGAATGCAGCACATTACGAGAATTCCTAGAACTGTAGATTTTGTTAAAGGTGTAATAAACCTTCGAGGTGTTGTAACTCCGATTATCGACTTGCGTTTGCGTTTTGATATTGAAGAAGAAATATATACAGACACAACACGAATCATTATTGTTTCGGTTGGTACGATAGAGGCTGGATTAATTGTGGATGCTGCCAATGATGTTATTGACCTTGATAAAGAATCGATCGAACCGCCGCCTGAAGTCGTAGGTGGTGTTGATGCTGAGTACATACAAGGTGTAGCGAAGATTGAAAAAAGACTGGTTATCCTGCTAAATCTTGTGAAAGTTTTGAATCCAGAAAAGCTCGATGTTCAAACTGCTAAGGAAAGTCTTAATTAA
- a CDS encoding chemotaxis protein CheA: MELTQYLDIFIDESKEHLQAINQQVLLLEKSPEELSIVNEIFRSAHTLKGMSATMGYEDLASLTHCMENVLDAIRNKKIPVTPAVLDVLFVSLDHLEAMVVEISEGGNGKRDVSDTVRDLEALENGESPTPASNSKRSDTESSQRYDQYEKQIILQSLEQGFHAYELSISLREDCILKAARVYMVFEVIEQIGEIIKTMPAVDMLEAEQFETSFNLSVLAKESAQDIKERILKVSEIELVEVSEIAAHKLNASSAEESKENQESELVANNENKKEETQQNASAAGSGKTIRVNIERLDQLMNLFEELVIDRGRLEEISKSLRSSDLNETVERMSRVSGDLQNIILTMRMVPVEQVFNRFPRMVRGLAKDLGKKVNLEIVGAETELDRTVIDEIGDPLVHLLRNSIDHGIENPSVRSSNGKNDTGTIYLRSYHSGNHVFIEIEDDGAGINKQKVIEKALENGIITKEMSENLSDKQCFELLFASGFSTADVISDISGRGVGLDVVKNKIESLGGSISVDSTAGFGTIFSIQLPLTLSIMSVMLVEIQQEKYAIPLSSIIETAIIKKEEILSAHNQKVIDFRGKVVPLVNMKEIFEVPLTNEKSQHVPVVVVRKGDKMAALVVDSFIGQQEIVLKSLGQYLTSVFAISGATILGDGQVALILDCNALIK; encoded by the coding sequence ATGGAATTGACGCAATATCTTGACATATTCATTGATGAAAGCAAAGAACATCTACAAGCTATCAATCAACAGGTGCTGCTGCTGGAAAAATCACCAGAAGAGCTGTCGATCGTAAATGAAATATTCCGGTCTGCGCATACATTAAAAGGGATGTCTGCAACAATGGGATATGAAGATCTAGCTAGTTTAACGCATTGCATGGAAAACGTTCTTGATGCGATACGAAATAAAAAGATACCTGTAACACCTGCTGTACTAGATGTCCTTTTTGTATCGCTAGATCACTTAGAAGCGATGGTAGTTGAAATTTCTGAAGGCGGTAACGGTAAACGGGACGTGTCAGATACGGTAAGAGATCTAGAAGCATTAGAAAATGGTGAATCACCAACGCCTGCGTCAAATTCCAAGAGAAGTGATACTGAGAGTTCACAAAGATATGATCAGTACGAAAAACAGATCATTCTTCAATCACTAGAACAAGGTTTTCACGCCTATGAGCTGTCAATATCATTACGTGAAGATTGCATTCTAAAAGCAGCAAGAGTTTATATGGTTTTTGAAGTGATTGAGCAAATCGGTGAGATTATTAAAACTATGCCAGCTGTTGACATGCTTGAAGCAGAGCAGTTTGAAACGAGCTTTAACCTTTCCGTCCTCGCGAAAGAGTCAGCACAAGATATAAAAGAACGTATTTTAAAAGTTTCTGAGATCGAACTGGTAGAAGTGTCAGAGATTGCTGCACATAAATTGAATGCCTCATCTGCTGAAGAAAGTAAAGAGAACCAAGAATCAGAACTAGTTGCAAACAATGAAAATAAAAAAGAAGAAACACAACAAAATGCAAGTGCTGCTGGGTCGGGTAAAACAATCCGCGTAAATATTGAAAGACTTGATCAGCTTATGAATTTATTTGAGGAACTCGTAATCGATCGCGGACGTCTAGAAGAAATTTCGAAATCCTTGAGAAGTTCTGATTTAAACGAGACAGTTGAACGCATGTCTAGAGTATCAGGCGATCTTCAAAATATCATCTTAACGATGCGTATGGTACCTGTAGAACAAGTCTTTAACCGATTCCCAAGGATGGTTAGAGGGCTAGCAAAAGATTTAGGCAAGAAAGTAAACTTGGAAATTGTAGGAGCTGAAACAGAACTAGATCGAACTGTAATTGATGAAATCGGTGACCCGCTTGTACATTTGCTTAGAAACTCTATTGACCATGGAATTGAAAACCCTTCTGTAAGGTCATCCAATGGCAAGAATGATACGGGAACCATTTACTTAAGATCGTATCACAGCGGTAACCATGTGTTTATTGAGATTGAAGATGATGGAGCGGGTATCAATAAACAAAAAGTAATAGAAAAAGCATTAGAGAACGGAATCATCACGAAAGAAATGTCTGAAAATTTGAGCGATAAACAGTGTTTTGAATTGTTGTTCGCTTCTGGATTTTCAACGGCTGATGTAATATCCGATATTTCTGGCCGTGGAGTTGGACTGGATGTAGTTAAGAACAAGATCGAGTCGTTAGGCGGATCGATATCTGTAGATTCAACGGCTGGGTTTGGAACAATCTTCTCGATTCAGCTTCCGTTAACATTATCGATTATGTCAGTCATGCTTGTTGAAATTCAACAAGAAAAATATGCGATCCCGTTATCGTCCATTATTGAGACAGCCATTATTAAAAAAGAAGAGATTCTGTCCGCGCATAATCAAAAAGTTATTGATTTCCGTGGAAAAGTCGTGCCGCTCGTTAACATGAAAGAAATTTTTGAAGTTCCGTTAACAAATGAAAAGAGCCAGCACGTACCTGTAGTGGTCGTAAGAAAAGGGGACAAAATGGCAGCATTAGTTGTTGATTCGTTTATCGGACAGCAAGAAATCGTTTTAAAATCACTTGGCCAATATTTAACGTCCGTGTTCGCTATCTCAGGCGCAACGATTCTAGGAGACGGACAAGTAGCTTTAATTCTTGATTGCAATGCACTTATAAAATAA